In Leptolyngbyaceae cyanobacterium, a genomic segment contains:
- a CDS encoding transposase family protein — protein sequence MVDSYEQVRQRPGTQSEQEKYYSLKKSNHTFKTQIIVLPNGKDIVDVIAGEPGPKSDISLFRPNRGCFAPEQKFKGDLAYKGEDLIDTPTKKPRKGKLTQEQKQENQIFSGQRICVEHRIRTLKIFRVVQEKFR from the coding sequence ATTGTTGATAGCTATGAACAAGTGAGGCAAAGACCGGGAACCCAGAGTGAGCAAGAAAAGTATTATTCTCTTAAGAAGAGTAATCATACATTTAAAACCCAAATTATTGTCTTACCAAACGGCAAAGATATTGTGGATGTTATAGCAGGTGAGCCGGGGCCAAAAAGTGATATAAGTTTATTTCGACCAAATCGCGGATGCTTTGCTCCCGAACAAAAGTTTAAAGGAGATTTAGCTTATAAGGGGGAAGATTTAATTGATACTCCAACTAAAAAGCCCAGAAAGGGAAAGTTAACCCAAGAACAGAAACAAGAAAATCAAATTTTTTCCGGCCAACGAATATGTGTTGAACACCGAATTCGTACCCTCAAAATATTTCGAGTTGTTCAAGAGAAATTTCGGTGA
- a CDS encoding tryptophan dimethylallyltransferase family protein, with product MNSFDYRLNKAADSFALSYSKDDGTRPVSITTFYMHRLEALCISAGFGDATANVLNTFESLVSDWDEAAINGETGWVSDISDDNTPIEFSVVISEGRVQVRVLLEAPGEEPTLISYRAAALAFTERIECEFGADLTRFRKIQDIFLPEKMQGKFALWHSVVFDREQPPQFKAYFNPQALGETRAQSLTEKALHRLGIDYAWSSICQTAQRGPYLDELKYFALDLTNDEKARVKVYIRHHNASADEIESACRVAENYTPGEVSNFVRTMSANQDCLTERAMFTCSAFIESKLKPTAITVYVPVCAYAQNDAVVYQRVYEYLKHHKIAPDTYDSLISGYANRPLDAGVGMQSWIAFRRQNVAQLTIYLASETRKVYPNGSIPAPTPNPYVFNSVESVIRCAAAYDLSEHPYICRLLREENNSAGIWQLVRNTYEGTSKYFVRWLAMVTARVEDDRIRTLLARQLNEELGNGDIDQAHSFLMISFLEALDTLRPPDFDESRLDSGRLLGVKLAKHYMSEDGLEGLGALMEGEICASQMISAVGQLLKTQPYQLDRNKMRWLTQHNEVEGDHAEESIILARLVPDTPSNIESIYRGVMGVHTALWRSLDELYIDNFRAEI from the coding sequence ATGAACAGTTTTGATTACCGCTTAAATAAGGCAGCAGATAGCTTTGCGCTTTCCTACTCCAAAGATGATGGGACTCGCCCTGTCTCCATCACAACTTTTTATATGCACCGATTAGAAGCACTATGTATTTCTGCTGGGTTTGGGGATGCTACTGCGAATGTACTAAATACTTTTGAGAGCTTAGTCTCTGACTGGGATGAAGCTGCAATCAATGGTGAGACAGGATGGGTTTCAGACATCAGCGACGATAACACGCCTATTGAATTTTCTGTTGTCATCTCCGAAGGACGGGTTCAAGTGCGAGTCCTTTTGGAGGCACCGGGTGAAGAACCTACTTTGATATCCTATCGTGCTGCTGCACTCGCTTTTACCGAACGAATCGAGTGTGAGTTTGGCGCAGATTTGACACGCTTCAGGAAGATACAGGACATCTTTCTCCCTGAAAAAATGCAAGGGAAGTTTGCACTCTGGCATTCAGTGGTGTTTGACCGAGAACAGCCACCCCAATTCAAAGCATATTTCAATCCACAGGCGTTAGGAGAGACTCGCGCACAATCTCTGACGGAGAAAGCACTGCATCGGCTTGGCATTGACTATGCTTGGTCTTCAATTTGCCAGACAGCACAACGTGGCCCCTACCTTGATGAACTCAAGTATTTTGCATTAGATCTAACAAATGACGAAAAGGCAAGAGTCAAAGTCTATATTCGTCACCATAATGCGAGTGCAGACGAGATTGAATCTGCGTGCAGAGTTGCCGAAAACTATACTCCTGGGGAAGTTAGCAATTTTGTACGGACAATGAGTGCAAATCAGGATTGCCTTACCGAACGTGCAATGTTTACTTGTTCGGCATTCATTGAGAGCAAATTAAAGCCAACTGCTATCACGGTATATGTTCCGGTATGTGCCTATGCTCAAAATGATGCGGTAGTTTATCAGCGAGTGTATGAGTATCTCAAACACCACAAAATAGCTCCTGATACCTACGACTCTCTAATCTCAGGCTATGCAAATCGACCGTTGGATGCTGGAGTTGGGATGCAAAGCTGGATTGCATTTCGACGACAAAACGTAGCACAGCTAACCATATATCTAGCCTCTGAAACAAGAAAGGTATATCCAAATGGCAGCATCCCTGCACCAACCCCCAATCCCTATGTATTTAACTCAGTAGAATCTGTAATCCGATGCGCTGCCGCTTACGATCTCAGCGAACACCCATACATTTGTCGTCTTTTGCGAGAAGAAAATAACAGTGCCGGAATCTGGCAACTTGTGCGAAACACCTATGAAGGGACATCAAAGTATTTCGTGCGGTGGCTGGCGATGGTTACTGCACGAGTAGAAGATGACCGGATACGGACGCTGTTGGCACGACAACTGAATGAAGAACTGGGTAATGGGGATATTGATCAAGCCCATAGTTTCTTAATGATTTCGTTTCTCGAAGCTCTTGACACACTGCGCCCACCTGATTTTGATGAGTCTCGGCTTGATAGCGGCAGGCTCTTGGGAGTAAAACTTGCCAAGCACTATATGTCCGAGGATGGGCTTGAGGGACTGGGTGCACTGATGGAGGGAGAGATTTGTGCCTCCCAGATGATCAGTGCTGTAGGACAGCTTCTTAAAACTCAACCATACCAATTGGATCGCAATAAAATGCGCTGGTTAACACAACATAATGAAGTTGAGGGTGACCATGCTGAGGAATCAATTATTTTAGCTCGTTTGGTTCCAGATACTCCTAGCAATATCGAATCGATTTATCGCGGTGTGATGGGTGTTCATACAGCACTTTGGCGTTCACTTGACGAGCTTTACATCGATAACTTTCGTGCAGAAATATAA